ATCGACAATTCCCACATTTCTCAACCCCTGATATTCGCAAAAAATAATAATCGTGATATATTCCAAATTCAGTATTTCGAAAAAATTGACAACTGTAGCAAATATTTTTATAAGAGATCTGAATGTTGAACTTACTTGAGCGCAATAGCCAAGTTTCATATCCATTCCCCATCCATGAACCAGGTCATTCTGCAAGTACAAGAAAGGAATTATATTAGGTCCAAAAATACTGAATAAAATAAATTGATTATATTGGGTACAACATTTGAGTTGTGCCACTTacctatttatttataataataataataataaattgaaatgGAACTTTTATGTTATATAGTGGAAAAAGAGACCTGAATAAGATGCCAAGCACAATGCCATGCAGTTCTGGAGAACACTGGAGCCATTCCTTCTACAAATCTACAACGTTATAGTTTATGATTATCTAAACATtaaactattaaatatatataaaatttcaaaTTGAAAACGAAACGCCTCTTTAATCTCTAAGCTTATTTAATAAGGGAGATGGGTTTCGTGTAGGAGCTGCAGACATGCTACTTACCCAGTACATGGTGGACCCGCACCAACTCTTCTACATTTCGCGCTACCTTTAGCGTCATAAGACCTTCTTTAAAACAAGTACATGGGCATTAATTAGTGTATATAAAAAAGGGAATGATATTAATTATATCAACAAACAATAATGAATAATCCATTCAATTACCTATGGAACTTAAGTCTTTTTCTTCGTACTGTGATCCTATGATGTATATCTGTTGATTTTGGATCTAAAGCTGGTTGTGATATCTCCAGCCCTTCTTGTTTAACAATTTCCAAGTATCTGCAATTATAAATAAACGAAAATAGAGTTTAAAATAATGCTTATTAGAGTCTACAATGGTTTGAAAAGAAGAAGGATTATAAGAATGATCTAACAGACTGATCAACCATACCTTCTTGGGTTAAAGTGCTGAACAACTAGATCTTCGTCCCAAAGGAATACGTAATCATAAACTGATACAGCAGCTGGATGCAAAAACCTTTTTGCAAACCACCTAAAACATCACTTAGATTAAGCAATTACATATATGTGACTGTTATAATCTAAGGAGGTTCAAACGAATCAACTGGTGTTAAAATGGGTGCATGACTTTACCACTTTGTTTGGTTATCAGCTACAATATGTACAGCCTTCTTACTCCATTTGAGATCCCACCATGCATCCATATTCCCGTCGTAATGGAATAAAATAATCGTAAAATTATCTTCAAGAAACTGAAACACTGACGCTGGTTCAATATTTTTTATATAATGAATATGAATACCAAATATATATAATGAGTTTTGAAATTGATCATGTATGCATTTCATACCTTTTGAACAATGGTATCAACGTTACGTTTCTGTTTTAAACCTACTGGCATCGCCAGCAAGTTATGAGAACTGGAACCATTAGCCTGACAtgcattacaattattattagacTAAAGAAAACATATATAACTGTATCAGTATACTCTGCGCAGAGCATCCTAAACCCGTTCGGTCCACGACCCGTTTTTACCCAAAACCCATTTGGGTCAAGACCCAACCCGGCCCGTTTGCCAGGTATAAATAGTAGTAACAGTTACCATCAGTTTTGAATAGCTTGTTGACCATAAAGGTTTTAATTCCAAGTCAGATTTAGCTTCAACGATACCATGAGGTAAACCCCTTAAGCCTGTGTATGCTAATGAAAGTACCTGGAGGTAATCAGCATTTGaacttaattttatatataaatttatgaaCCAATTGGTGTTTAAAATGTGGAGAGTGATAGCGACATACCTTTGTATGTGAATATTGTAACTTTGTAGTTCTGTATGCAATATACAACATTATTGTACAAATAACTACCATGAAAGTTTTCTTTATGGATCGAAAAAGTCCCTGCATTTAAAAATACTCTGCATGATTATAATCTAATTAACAACATCTATAGACTCGTATAACCACGAAAAAACGAAGAACTTACCCAAACATAATGGATATGTCTTTTTCTTGTAAGATTTCTCCACGATTTAAGGCCCCTCATAGACAACTATTTCTCATGTATACTATTT
The window above is part of the Rutidosis leptorrhynchoides isolate AG116_Rl617_1_P2 chromosome 1, CSIRO_AGI_Rlap_v1, whole genome shotgun sequence genome. Proteins encoded here:
- the LOC139870516 gene encoding uncharacterized protein, yielding MRGLKSWRNLTRKRHIHYVWGLFRSIKKTFMVVICTIMLYIAYRTTKLQYSHTKVCRYHSPHFKHQLVHKFIYKIKGLPHGIVEAKSDLELKPLWSTSYSKLMANGSSSHNLLAMPVGLKQKRNVDTIVQKFLEDNFTIILFHYDGNMDAWWDLKWSKKAVHIVADNQTKWWFAKRFLHPAAVSVYDYVFLWDEDLVVQHFNPRRYLEIVKQEGLEISQPALDPKSTDIHHRITVRRKRLKFHRRSYDAKGSAKCRRVGAGPPCTGFVEGMAPVFSRTAWHCAWHLIQNDLVHGWGMDMKLGYCAQGLRNVGIVDSEYVLHQGIQTLGGPAKKASHDVNLSKSHHRAMDMRTEIRRQSTSELEIFKKRWEKAVREDSKWVDPFSVSKERHKQQPTPTLYK